A window of the Xenopus laevis strain J_2021 chromosome 9_10L, Xenopus_laevis_v10.1, whole genome shotgun sequence genome harbors these coding sequences:
- the LOC108701442 gene encoding inactive phospholipase C-like protein 1 produces the protein MAEGPDGGYELFPEHGRGRERRTGVTEASLMEAAKAAPRRSSIIKDPANQKPGRKKTVSFSSMPSEKKISSANDCISFMQGGCELKKVRPNSRIYSRFFTLDPDLQALRWEPSKKDPEKAKLDISAIKEIRLGKNTETFRNNGLADQICEDCALSIIHGENYESLDLVANSTDVANIWVSGLRYLVSHSKQPLDLVEGGQNSPRIEWLKSVFEAADVDGNGIMLEDTAVELIKQLNPAIKEAKVRLKFKEIQKSKEKLTTRVTKEEFYEAFCELCTRPEVYFLLVQISKNKEYLDANDLMLFLESEQGMTQVTEEMCLDIIQKYELSQEGHLKGFLTIDGFTQYLLSHECDVFDPVHKKVCQDMTQPLSHYYINSSHNTYLIEDQFRGPADINGYVRALKMSCRSIELDVSDGPDNEPIICNRNSMTSPLAFRNVIEVINKYAFISSEFPLILCIGNHCSVQQQKVMVQHIKKIFGSKLYTEMPLPLESYLPSPEKLKKTIIVKGKKLPSDYDLLEGEVTDEDEEAEMSRRMSEDYFGEQRLITLCKELSDLVSICKSVQYRDFDTTMKNPNYGEICSFSESQASRIANEYPEDFVNYNKKFLSRVYPSPMRIDSSNLNPQDFWNCGCQIVAMNYQTPGPMMDLNIGWFMQNGGCGYVLRPSIMRDMISYFSANTKGMVPGVSPQILHIKIISGQNFPKPKGACAKGDVIDPYVCIEIHGIPADCAEQRTKTVQQNGDNPIFDESFEFQINLPELAMVRFMVLDDDYIGDEFIGQYTIPVDCLQPGYRHVPLRSFVGDTLEHAKLFVHVAITNRGGGGKAQKKSLSARIGKKAREYTMLRNTGLKTIDDIFKLAIHPLREASDLRENMQNALVSLKELCGLPTSASLKQCIMSLATRLVNSDNTPFVFLNMKDNYPYLEPVGAIPDVQKKLLTAYELMIQECRTLTESADTIHDKILQCQKTGMEFHEELHSLGTKEGMKGRKLNKAIESFAWNITVLKGQGDLLKNAKTEATENMKQIQQACVSSGLSKASSTTADAKSKRGLAAIEEKDTGEEIGRL, from the exons gaTCCGGCCAACCAAAAGCCAGGTAGAAAGAAAACGGTTTCTTTTAGTAGCATGCCATCAGAGAAGAAAATCAGCAGTGCCAATGACTGTATTAGTTTTATGCAAGGAGGctgtgaactgaaaaaagtacgCCCAAATTCACGTATTTACAGCCGTTTCTTCACTCTGGATCCTGACTTGCAGGCTTTGCGTTGGGAGCCTTCAAAGAAAGACCCTGAAAAGGCAAAGTTGGATATTTCTGCCATCAAAGAAATAAGACTTGGAAAGAACACAGAGACATTTAGAAATAATGGCCTGGCAGATCAAATTTGTGAGGATTGTGCACTCTCTATAATTCATGGGGAGAATTATGAGTCACTGGACCTGGTGGCTAATTCTACCGATGTGGCCAATATTTGGGTATCAGGCTTAAGGTACTTGGTTTCCCACAGCAAACAACCTTTGGACTTAGTAGAAGGTGGGCAGAATTCACCACGTATTGAATGGTTAAAATCTGTGTTTGAAGCTGCCGATGTAGATGGGAATGGGATCATGCTGGAAGATACAGCAGTAGAACTGATTAAACAACTCAATCCTGCAATCAAAGAAGCAAAAGTTAgattaaaatttaaagaaattcaaaagagcaaGGAAAAATTAACTACAAGGGTGACCAAGGAGGAATTCTATGAAGCATTTTGTGAACTATGCACAAGGCCAGAGGTGTACTTTTTACTAGTGCAGATTTCAAAAAACAAGGAATATTTAGATGCAAATGACTTGATGTTGTTTTTGGAATCTGAACAGGGGATGACTCAGGTGACAGAAGAAATGTGCCTGGATATCATCCAAAAATATGAACTATCTCAGGAAGGACACTTGAAGGGTTTTCTTACAATAGATGGCTTCACACAGTATCTACTGTCCCATGAATGTGATGTATTTGATCCTGTCCACAAAAAAGTTTGCCAGGATATGACACAACCATTGTCACACTACTATATTAACTCCTCTCATAACACCTACTTAATAGAAGACCAGTTCAGAGGGCCAGCAGACATCAATGGATATGTAAGGGCTCTGAAAATGTCATGCAGAAGCATTGAGCTTGATGTCAGTGATGGACCAGACAATGAGCCAATAATTTGCAATCGCAACAGCATGACATCACCTCTTGCCTTTCGCAATGTAATTgaggttattaataaatatgcctttatttCTTCTGAGTTTCCCCTTATTCTTTGCATTGGAAACCACTGTTCAGTGCAACAACAAAAAGTTATGGTGCAACACATTAAAAAGATATTTGGGAGCAAACTTTATACAGAAATGCCTTTGCCTCTAGAGTCCTACCTACCATCTccggaaaaactgaaaaaaacaatcaTTGTGAAAGGAAAGAAGCTGCCTTCTGACTATGATCTTCTAGAAGGGGAGGTAACAGATGAAGATGAAGAAGCTGAAATGTCTCGCCGGATGTCAGAGGACTACTTTGGAGAGCAGAGGCTAATCACACTTTGCAAAGAACTTTCAGACTTGGTGTCAATTTGTAAATCAGTGCAGTACAGGGATTTTGATACAACtatgaaaaatccaaattatggagaaatTTGCTCTTTTAGCGAGAGCCAAGCCAGCCGGATAGCCAATGAGTATCCAGAGGATTTTGTAAACTACAATAAGAAATTTCTGTCTAGAGTATATCCAAGTCCAATGAGGATAGACTCCAGTAACTTAAACCCACAAGATTTTTGGAATTGTGGATGCCAGATTGTTGCTATGAATTATCAGACACCTGGTCCGATGATGGATCTTAACATTGGCTGGTTTATGCAAAATGGAGGATGTGGGTATGTACTTCGTCCTTCCATAATGCGAGATATGATTTCTTATTTTAGCGCAAACACCAAAGGCATGGTACCTGGTGTGTCACCTCAGATCTTACACATAAAGATCATTAGCGGGCAGAACTTTCCAAAACCCAAAGGCGCCTGTGCGAAGGGTGACGTAATCGATCCATATGTTTGCATAGAAATTCATGGTATTCCTGCTGACTGTGCAGAGCAGAGGACTAAGACCGTGCAACAAAATGGTGACAACCCCATTTTTGATGAAAGTTTTGAGTTCCAAATAAACCTTCCAGAGTTAGCTATGGTTCGTTTCATGGTTCTTGATGATGACTACATTGGAGATGAGTTTATTGGTCAATACACAATACCTGTTGATTGCTTGCAACCTGGATACCGACACGTGCCCCTGCGCTCTTTTGTGGGAGATACACTGGAGCATGCCAAACTATTTGTTCATGTGGCTATCACCAACCGTGGAGGAGGAGGAAAGGCCCAAAAGAAAAGCTTGTCTGCCCGAATAGGCAAGAAAGCCAGAGAGTATACTATGCTGAGAAACACTGGCCTTAAAACAATAGATGACATCTTTAAACTCGCTATTCACCCTCTGCGGGAAGCTTCTGATCTGAGGGAAAACATGCAG AATGCATTGGTCTCGCTGAAGGAGCTCTGTGGTCTGCCGACCAGTGCCAGCCTGAAACAGTGCATTATGTCCTTGGCCACACGTCTCGTAAATAGTGACAACACACCATTTGTTTTCCTCAACATGAAGGACAACTACCCTTATCTGGAGCCAGTAGGAGCAATTCCAGATGTTCAGAAAAAACTTCTCACTGCCTATGAATTG atgatacaagaATGTAGAACCCTTACTGAGTCAGCAGACACGATTCATGACAAGATCTTGCAATGCCAAAAAACAG GGATGGAATTTCACGAAGAACTGCACAGTCTTGGGACTAAGGAGGGAATGAAAGGAAGAAAACTCAACAAAGCCATTGAAAGTTTTGCTTGGAATATCACTGTGTTAAAG